The window TCAGCCAATGAACTAAGCTGTTATACCGGCTATTCTAGTGGAACAATTAATAAATATTTAAAATTTTTACAAACCAAAATTGCTCGCTGCTGTAGTTCACAAGCAATTCTAGAAGTGAGCAATAAGGGTAGCTATTTATATAAATCAGATAATTTTAGCATTCGAGGCATCACTCAAGAAATTATAGGTGAGTCGATCACCGTAAGTATTATGGAGAAAATTTTATTGAATCAAGTGAATTCGATGGCCAGTATTCAAGAAATTTGTCATATTAGTGAGGCTTCCGCAAGAAGAAAATTAAAAGTAATCAAAAAGTTTTTAGTAAAAAGTGATTTAAAATTAGTTGACTTAACAGTTGGAATTCAAGGTGACGAAATGAAAATTCGTATTTTTTATTTCAACTTTTTTTGGCAACTATATCATGGAGAAAGTTGGCCATTTCAACATATTGACCATGAAAAAATCCGGAGTACGGTGACACAGATTGAACAAAAAGTTAGTGGAGGAAGCGGTTTTTATTTTACTTTAGAAATGGAATATTGGCTTGCAATTAATAGTTACCGTAATAGAAAAAATAGTCATTTAGAAATTACAGAAAAATATGAAATTTTAATTTCAGATAAGAAGCAAATACCTATCTTTAGTTATTACCTAAAGAAAAATAAAGTATTTTTAACGGATGCAAATAATGAAGCGATTTGGCTCTCAATTGTTTGGGATAACTTAAAAGAAGATTATAATTACTGGGAATTTTTACTAAATAATTGTGAATATGATAACAAAGATTCTTTTTTACAAACCCAGTTAATCATTGAAGAATTTGAGAAGTTTTTCTCTCATAAAATTCCTCAAGGGTTGAAAAAAGATTTGAATGTAAAACTAAATTATGTTCATTTGATTCAAGAGATTTTTAATAGTGATTTTATGTTAGGGGAGAATTATCAATATTTCCGCGAAATAAAATTATTACATCCAGGGTTTCATGAAAAATGTAAACGTTTCGTTTCTCATGCTCGAAAAGAAAATATTTTGGACGTGAAAAATGAGGAATTAATTATTATTAACTATTTATTAGTGTGTGAAGGAGTATTTTTCTTAAGTCGCTTTGATCAAAAAATAAAAATAAAATTAGTAACAGATACAGGTATATTAGCAACACAATTGCTGGGCAATACGTTATTACATGCTTTTCAAAATTCATATGCACTTGAGATTATAAACGATGATTCTTTCTATGACTTATGTTTAACTACTTATTCTAATTTGGAAAATAAAAACAAAAATAAGATTGTAACCATTAATTCAGTTTTAAGAGAACGTGATATAAAGAATATTGATGTCGCTATCGATGAGATTTTAGTTGAGCAAAGAGGGAAAAAACATTATTTAGATTTAATAAATCAATAAGAAGCAAGTTCAAAATTTAGTTAGATAGTAATACAAAAAATGAGCAAATTAATTTAATTTATTGGAGTATAGTTATATTACAGGAACAAAGGGATTTGCCCTAACAAAGGGATTTGCCCTTTGATATAAATATAATGAATTCTGGGAGGATAATTGATTTGAGAATTGAGAAAATTAGTTCTAGAGTTTTGATTTGTGGTTTGGTATTAGGGTGTGGTTTGATTTTTGATTCATCTATTGGATCAGCAAGTCAGGTAACATCAGGAAAGCTTTTAGAAAATCGTTTAGAGACTGTATTGTCAGCGAAAAGTTTGAATAAAGCGCAATTGGAGTCGTTTTATCACACTGGATACGCAGACGCAAACCCTATGGCAGATTATGTCGTTGCAGGGTATCCAACGAATCAAACAACAACGATTCAAATGCAAAGAGTTCAAAATTATAATAGGTATGTCTTAATTGATGGAGAATTTGGTGGTGTTGGAGAAGTTGCTGTTGGAGAAGTCGTTGGAGAGACGGTTACCTTCAAGAATTTCCAGTTAAAAGCAAATAATCATTATTCAGTATTTGCTGACAATCAAGAGCATGTTTTATTTTTTGAAACTGGAGGATACAATAACACAAATCCAGTGATTTCAGTTATTCCAGTTATACGTATTCCTTTAGGCGGGGACTTTAATCCCTTAGATAATGTAACTGCTTGGGATAAAGAAGATGGATTTCTGACATCAAAGATTAACGTTACGAAAAATACAGTTGATGTAAATACAGTTGGTACTTATGAAGTTGATTATGAAGTTTACGATTCTGATGGTGGAAGAGGAACGGCAAGTGCACGTGTCATTGTATTTGATGATGGGTCGTCGAACCAGGCTCCAGTGATTGAAGCTTCGGATCAAACAATAAATGTAGGAGACATTTTTAAACCCTTGGAAAAAGTGAAAGCTACAGATCCAGAGGATGGAGATATTACCTCAAAAGTTGAAGTGAAAACTAACGAAGTTGATAATTCAAAAGCTGGAAAGTGTCGTGTTTCTTACTATGTAGAAGATTCTAAAGGAAAAAGCGCAACAAAAGATATTACTGTAACAGTAATTGAAAATACAAGTATTCCT is drawn from Carnobacterium gallinarum DSM 4847 and contains these coding sequences:
- a CDS encoding helix-turn-helix domain-containing protein — translated: MVLISLMDSRERIEIEILNLLDSEVRWWSANELSCYTGYSSGTINKYLKFLQTKIARCCSSQAILEVSNKGSYLYKSDNFSIRGITQEIIGESITVSIMEKILLNQVNSMASIQEICHISEASARRKLKVIKKFLVKSDLKLVDLTVGIQGDEMKIRIFYFNFFWQLYHGESWPFQHIDHEKIRSTVTQIEQKVSGGSGFYFTLEMEYWLAINSYRNRKNSHLEITEKYEILISDKKQIPIFSYYLKKNKVFLTDANNEAIWLSIVWDNLKEDYNYWEFLLNNCEYDNKDSFLQTQLIIEEFEKFFSHKIPQGLKKDLNVKLNYVHLIQEIFNSDFMLGENYQYFREIKLLHPGFHEKCKRFVSHARKENILDVKNEELIIINYLLVCEGVFFLSRFDQKIKIKLVTDTGILATQLLGNTLLHAFQNSYALEIINDDSFYDLCLTTYSNLENKNKNKIVTINSVLRERDIKNIDVAIDEILVEQRGKKHYLDLINQ